One segment of Capnocytophaga sp. oral taxon 878 DNA contains the following:
- a CDS encoding alpha-amylase family glycosyl hydrolase, with protein MNDPLLQPYLPIIKGRHQHFIQVAQRVQGGASSLSDACNSHLYYGLHRNSSEWVLREWAPNATAIFLLCDSNDWQKNNYYAFTKINEQDWELRLPASALHHQMLYKLLVEWEGGCGERIPSHTTRAVQDDYTKVFTAQVWCPEHPYQWQHPRPKATAHPLIYEAHIGMCTEHQRVSTFIEFRLYVLPRIAALGYNTIQLMAIQEHPYYGSFGYQVANFFAVSSRFGTPEELKELIDAAHGLGICVLLDIVHSHSVSNEAEGLSKFDGTDYLYFHKGERGKHPAWDSRCFDYGKPQVLNFLLSNCKYWLEEYRFDGFRFDGVTSMIYYDHGLGKAFTDYSFYYDGNEDDDALVYLTMANQLIHELYPGALTIAEEMSGLPGLAYPINEGGMGFDFKLSMGIPDYWIKLLKEVPDEQWHVGDIYYELTNKRAEERTISYAESHDQALVGDKTIFFRLTDKEVYTGMSIFDQNLVIDRAMALHKMIRLITLATSGGGYLAFMGNEWGHPEWIDFPRQGNGWSYAHARRLWSLVDNPDLKFKYLNAFDSAMIHFASKSKLLNREPRVLVRDINRQLLVFERSGYLFVFSFNPTTSYTDYQFDVPAGKYITVLSTDNPAFGGDNRIDESVEHFTQYTGKENLLSLYIPARIGMVLKLAD; from the coding sequence ATGAACGACCCACTTTTGCAACCATACCTCCCTATCATTAAGGGGAGGCATCAGCATTTTATACAAGTAGCACAACGTGTGCAAGGAGGGGCTTCGTCTCTATCCGATGCTTGTAACTCGCACCTCTATTACGGTTTGCACCGCAATAGCTCCGAATGGGTGCTGCGTGAGTGGGCTCCTAATGCAACTGCTATCTTTCTTCTATGCGATAGCAATGACTGGCAAAAAAATAATTATTACGCTTTTACTAAAATTAACGAACAAGATTGGGAGTTGCGGCTGCCCGCCTCGGCCTTACATCACCAAATGCTTTATAAGCTATTGGTAGAGTGGGAAGGGGGGTGTGGTGAGCGCATCCCTTCACATACTACCCGTGCCGTGCAGGACGACTACACCAAGGTATTCACCGCACAAGTCTGGTGTCCCGAGCATCCTTACCAATGGCAACACCCACGCCCTAAGGCTACAGCGCACCCACTCATTTACGAAGCACATATAGGTATGTGTACCGAGCACCAACGCGTAAGTACTTTTATAGAGTTCCGCCTCTATGTGCTACCTCGCATTGCTGCTTTGGGCTATAACACTATCCAACTGATGGCCATACAAGAGCACCCTTACTACGGCTCATTCGGCTATCAGGTAGCCAACTTTTTTGCGGTGAGCTCGCGTTTTGGCACCCCCGAAGAGTTAAAAGAGCTTATCGATGCTGCCCACGGTTTGGGCATATGCGTACTGCTGGATATTGTACATTCGCATTCGGTAAGTAATGAGGCTGAAGGGCTTAGCAAGTTTGATGGTACCGATTATCTCTATTTTCACAAAGGCGAGCGTGGCAAGCACCCTGCTTGGGACTCTCGTTGTTTTGATTATGGCAAACCTCAAGTACTAAATTTCCTGCTTTCCAACTGCAAGTATTGGCTGGAAGAATATCGTTTTGACGGGTTCCGTTTTGACGGGGTTACCAGTATGATTTACTATGATCACGGCTTAGGCAAAGCCTTTACCGATTATAGCTTCTATTACGATGGCAATGAAGACGATGACGCTTTGGTGTATCTCACTATGGCTAACCAACTTATACACGAGCTCTATCCCGGAGCGCTCACCATTGCCGAAGAAATGAGCGGACTACCTGGGCTTGCCTACCCTATTAACGAAGGGGGTATGGGGTTTGATTTTAAACTCAGTATGGGCATCCCCGATTATTGGATCAAGCTCCTCAAAGAAGTCCCCGATGAACAATGGCATGTAGGCGATATCTATTACGAACTGACCAACAAGCGTGCTGAAGAACGCACCATTAGCTATGCCGAAAGCCACGACCAAGCCTTAGTAGGCGATAAAACCATATTCTTCCGCCTTACCGATAAAGAGGTTTATACCGGTATGAGCATATTCGATCAGAATTTGGTAATAGACCGCGCTATGGCTTTGCACAAGATGATACGTCTTATTACATTGGCTACTTCGGGCGGAGGCTACCTCGCCTTTATGGGTAATGAATGGGGACACCCCGAGTGGATTGACTTTCCTCGTCAGGGTAATGGTTGGAGCTATGCACACGCTCGCAGGCTATGGAGCTTGGTTGATAACCCCGACTTGAAGTTTAAATACCTCAACGCCTTTGATAGTGCAATGATACATTTTGCCAGCAAGAGCAAGCTACTAAACCGTGAGCCTCGTGTGTTGGTGCGCGACATCAACCGACAATTACTTGTGTTTGAACGCAGTGGTTATTTATTTGTTTTCAGTTTCAACCCCACCACCTCCTACACCGATTACCAGTTTGATGTACCAGCAGGCAAATACATCACTGTACTCAGTACCGATAACCCCGCCTTTGGAGGCGATAACCGTATCGATGAAAGCGTAGAACATTTCACACAGTACACCGGCAAAGAGAATTTACTATCATTGTATATACCCGCGAGAATTGGAATGGTATTGAAATTAGCAGATTAG
- the fabG gene encoding 3-oxoacyl-ACP reductase FabG has translation MRKYAIITGGSRGIGRAICEKLAQDTDYHLLITYQSNEIAARETLGHIKKLGREGDIIRFDVSNHESTTKALTQWQHDNKDAVVEVIVNNAGINRDGLFMWMPEEDWNKVIQTTLGGFYNVTNFFIQKMLRHRYGRIINIASVSGVKGTAGQTNYSAAKGAIIAATKALAQEVAKRNITVNAIAPGFIRTDMTSSLNEEDLVKLIPVGRFGEAEEVADLVSFLVSNKASYITGEVININGGVYS, from the coding sequence ATGAGAAAGTACGCTATTATTACAGGAGGATCTCGGGGTATAGGGCGCGCTATATGCGAAAAACTCGCTCAGGACACCGATTATCATTTACTTATTACTTACCAAAGTAATGAGATTGCCGCTCGCGAAACACTCGGCCACATTAAGAAATTAGGACGCGAAGGTGATATTATCCGCTTTGATGTTTCTAATCACGAAAGCACTACCAAAGCCCTTACCCAATGGCAGCACGACAATAAAGATGCCGTGGTAGAGGTGATAGTGAACAATGCCGGTATCAATCGCGACGGGCTCTTTATGTGGATGCCCGAAGAGGATTGGAATAAAGTTATCCAAACAACTCTCGGAGGCTTCTATAACGTAACCAACTTCTTTATCCAAAAGATGCTACGCCACCGCTATGGGCGTATTATTAATATCGCATCAGTATCAGGAGTGAAGGGTACAGCAGGGCAAACCAACTACTCTGCTGCCAAAGGGGCTATTATTGCAGCTACAAAAGCATTAGCGCAAGAGGTAGCCAAACGCAACATTACAGTAAATGCCATTGCCCCTGGGTTCATACGTACCGATATGACTTCGTCTTTAAATGAAGAAGACCTTGTAAAACTGATTCCTGTAGGTCGCTTTGGCGAGGCGGAAGAAGTAGCCGACCTTGTGTCGTTTTTAGTATCCAATAAGGCAAGTTACATTACCGGAGAGGTGATAAACATCAACGGAGGGGTATACAGTTAG